From the genome of Streptomyces sp. NBC_01304:
GCGGGCGACGACGGTTGTGTGCATTCCGTTCCGTGGTTCACGGCGCGGCTCGGCGGGGCGCTGGGTGAACTGTCGGTTTCACGGCGAGATATGCCGCTGACCGACGTACTGAGTACGGCCATCTCCCGCACGGCGGACGCCCACCGGGACACCTGTGACCTTTCTCACCAGCGAACTCCGCAGGCGACTGCGGTCGTCGTGCGCTGGGACACGGACCGGGTCGAGCATCTGGTCCTGTCCGACTCGGCACTGCTGATCGAGGCCCCGGACGGCACGGTGAGCGCAGTCCTGGACCGCCGCCTGGACGAACTCCCGTCCGAGGTGCGGGCCTTCCGCGACCGGGTACGGGCGCTGCCGCGCGGCTCGGCGGAGCGGGCGGCGCTGGGCCGCGAGTACGGCGCCGCGGTCGAGGCGCTACGCAACGCCGAGGGCGGCTTCTACACGGCGGCGGCCGACCCTTCGGTCGCGGAACGCGCGGTGACGGGCGAGCTGCGCCGCTCGGAGGTCCGCTCGCTCGCGGCCCTCACGGACGGGGTGACCCGCTGGGTCGAGACCTTCCGCGAGGGCGACTGGCCGGAGTGCTTCGCCGTCCTCCGTAAGGAGGGCCCCCAGGCCCTGATCGACCGCGTCCGGACCCTGGAGCGAACGGACCCGGAGGGCGCCACCTTCCCGCGCGGCAAGCCCCACGACGACGCAGCGGCGGCGCTCGTCGAGCTGTAGGGGGCTACTGGGGCGAAAGGGTCAGCAATAAGGGGCATTTCGGTCGCGTATACGCCCCTTTTCCCCCACGAGCACCCGCCCGGCCCGCGGCCCTGGCCCCCGCCCGGTCCCGGCCCGCCCCGGCCCCGCTCCAGTCCGCCCCGCCCGGCCCCGCTCCAGCCCGCCCCGCCCCCCCCTCAGCTCTCCGAGCGCGCGTTCAGCTGGCCGAGGAGGCGGGCCAGCTCCGCCACCTCGCTGCGGTCCCAGCCCGCGAGCCGCTGCACGTACTGGCCGCGGCGGGCGTCCCGGACGACGCGGTAGCGGGCCCGGCCCTCCTCCGTGAGGTGCAGCAGGGAGGCGCGGCCGTCCAGCGGGTCCGGGGTGCGCGCGACCAGGCCCAACTCCTCCAGGGCGCGCAGCTGTCGGCTCATCGTCGCTTTGCCGACTCCGATGTACGCGGCGAGCTCGGTGGCCCGCTGCGGGCCGGCCTCCTCCAGGCGTACGAGCAGGCCGTATGCGGCGGGTTCGAGTTCGGGGTGGACCTCCCTGGCCATCTCGCCGGACGAGGCGCGGGCGCGGCGCAGAAAGACCGTCAACTCCCGCTCCAGGGCGAGGAATTCGTGGTCCACACCACTTCCCGGCTCCGGGTGATCCCCCGGGGCCCCTTCGCTCTCGTGCACGTCAGCACCCATTCGACGCTTTCCCGATCCTGAAAGTTTCTTTCAGCGGCGGCCATTGCCGCAGCTGGGCCAGTATTTCGCAGGAGTAGACCAACGGCAGCCCCAAGGCCCCCTTCCCTACCCCTCTTCTACGTGCGTAGCTTCATTACTGCACCGGATGACATGCCCACACCAGGGATCTGAGCCAAAGATCTGCACCAGCGACATGAGGGCATGTCCGTATGTCGACAGGTTCCCCCCAAGTGCATCACCCAGTGCACCACCGAGGCCTTCGGAGGCACGCAATGCCCGTGCACAGACCCGGATCCGGACCACGCCGCTCGCGCCTCACCGCGGTCGGCATTCTGCTCGCCGCCCTCTCGCTCCTCGTCTCCCTCCCCACCAGCGCCCAGGCCGCCGACGCGCCCACCCGCGGCTCGGCCCGCATGGGCATGGGCGTCGTCGGCCACGACGGCCAGGGCCAGCTGCCGCCCGCCGACCCCAACGCCGTCCAGACCGAGGGCGTCGACGTCTCCAGCCACCAGGGCAACGTCAACTGGTCCGGCCTCTGGTCCAGCGGCGTGAAGTGGGCCTACGTCAAGGCCACCGAGGGGACGTACTACAAGAACCCCTACTTCGCCCAGCAGTACAACGGCTCGTACAACGTCGGCATGATCCGCGGCTCGTACCACTTCGCGACCCCCGACACCACGAGCGGTGCCACCCAGGCGGACTACTTCGTCAACAACGGCGGCGGCTGGTCGCGTGACGGCAAGACGCTGCCCGGCGCGCTGGACATCGAGTGGAACCCGTACGGGGCGCAGTGCTTCGGCAAGAGCCAGTCGGCGATGGTCACTTGGATCAGGGACTTCCTGAACCGCTACAAGGCCCGCACCGGGCGCGACGCGGTGATCTACACGGCCACCAGCTGGTGGAAGGACTGCACCGGCAACTACGGCGGCTTCGGTGCCACCAACCCGCTGTGGATCGCCCGCTACAACACGACGCCCGGTGAACTCCCGGCCGGCTGGGGCTTCCAGACGATCTGGCAGTACACGTCGTCCGGCCCGATCGTCGGCGACCACAACAAGTTCAACGGCGCCCTCGACCGCGTGGTGGCCCTCGCCAACGGCTGACGTCCACCGCCGCCCTCAGGACGTGTGCGTACGCATCCGGCTGTGTGCGCGTACGAAACGGCCCTCCCCCTCGTCGGTCGAGGGGGAGGGCCGTCCGCTCCTGATCGCGCCCGTCACGCCGCGATCGGGACCTTGGGGCTCGCCCCGTTGGTCGCCGGGGCGAGGGCCAGTTCGAGGACCTGGCGGACGTCGGTCACCGGGTGGACCTCCAGCTTCTGAAGGACCTCGGCCGGTACGTCGTCCAGGTCGGCCTCGTTCCGCTTCGGGATGATCACCGTGGTGACGCCCGCCCGGTGCGCGGCGAGCAGCTTCTGCTTGACGCCGCCGATGGGCAGGACGCGTCCCGTCAGCGACACCTCGCCGGTCATGGCCACGTCCGTGCGGACGAGGCGGCCGGAGAGCAGCGAGGCCAGGGCGGTCGTCAGCGTGATGCCCGCGCTCGGGCCGTCCTTCGGCACCGCGCCCGCCGGGAAGTGGATGTGCACGCCCCGGTCCTTCAAGTCGGTGACGGGGAGCTCGAGTTCGGCTCCGTGCGCCCGCAGGAAGGACACCGCGATCTGCGCGGACTCCTTCATCACGTCGCCGAGCTGGCCGGTGAGGGTCAGTCCGGCCGCGCCCGTCTCCGGGTCGGCGAGCGAGGCCTCGACGAAGAGGACGTCGCCGCCCGCGCCGGTCACGGCCAGACCCGTCGCGACACCCGGTACCGCGGTGCGCCGCTCGGCCGGGTCCTGGGCCGACTCCGGGACGTGGTGCGGGCGCCCGATGAGACCGCGCAGATCCTCGTCCTTGATGGTGAACGGCAGCCCCCGCTCGCCGAGTTCGTGCTGCGCCGCGACCTTGCGCAGCAACCGGGCGACCGACCGCTCCAGGTTGCGGACGCCCGCCTCCCGGGTGTACTCCCCGGCGAGCTTGCGCAGCGCGCTCTCGTCGAGCGTCACCTCGTCCTTTTCGAGACCGGCCCGCTCCAGCTGGCGCGGGAGCAGGTGGTCGCGGGCGATGACGACCTTCTCGTCCTCGGTGTAGCCGTCGAGGCGGACCAGCTCCATGCGGTCGAGCAGGGCCTCCGGGATGGCCTCCAGGACGTTGGCCGTGGCGAGGAACACCACGTCGGAGAGGTCGAGTTCGACCTCCAGGTAGTGGTCGCGGAAGGTGTGGTTCTGGGCGGGGTCGAGGACTTCGAGGAGGGCTGCGGCCGGGTCGCCGCGGAAGTCGGAGCCCACCTTGTCGATCTCGTCGAGGAGGACGACCGGGTTCATCGAGCCGGCCTCCTTGATGGCGCGGACGATGCGTCCGGGCAGGGCGCCGACGTACGTACGCCGGTGGCCGCGGATCTCCGCCTCGTCGCGTACGCCGCCGAGTGCGACGCGCACGAACTTGCGGCCCATGGCGTGCGCGACGGACTCGCCGAGGCTGGTCTTGCCGACGCCGGGCGGGCCGACGAGCGCGAGCACCGCTCCCCCACGACGGCCGCCGACCACGCCGAGACCGCGCTCGGAGCGGCGCTTGCGTACGGCCAGGTACTCGGTGATGCGCTCCTTCACGTCGTCCAGGCCGGCGTGCTCGGCGTCGAGGATCGCCTTGGCGCCCTGGATGTCGTACTGGTCCTCCGTCGTCTCGCTCCACGGGAGTTCGAGGACGGTGTCCAGCCAGGTGCGGATCCAGGAGCCCTCGGGCGACTGGTCGCTGGACCGCTCCAGCTTGTCGACCTCCTTGAGGGCGGCCTCGCGGACCTTCTCGGGCAGGTCGGCGGCCTCGACGCGGGCCCGGTAGTCGTCGGACTCCTCGCCCTCCTGCTCGCCGTTGATCTCGCGCAGTTCCTTGCGTACGGCATCCAGCTGGCGCCTGAGCAGGAACTCGCGCTGCTGCTTGTCGACGCCCTCCTGGACGTCCTTGGCGATGGACTCGGCGACGTCCTGCTCGGCGAGGTGCTCGCTCAGCCACTGGATGGCGAGCTTGAGGCGGGCCACCGGGTCTGCGGTCTCCAGGAGTTCGATCTTCTGGTCGACGGTCAGGAACGGCGAGTAGCCGGAGTTGTCGGCCAGGGCCGACACGTCTTCGATCTGCTGTACGCGGTCGACGACCTGCCAGGCGCCGCGCTTGCGCAGCCAGCTGGTGGCAAGTGCCTTGTAGTCCTTGACCAGTTCGGTCACCGAGCCGGGCAGCGGGTCGGGCACGGGCTCGTCGACTTCGAGGCCCTCGACCCACAGGGCGGCGCCCGGACCGGTGGTGCCCGCGCCGATGCTGACGCGCTTGCGGGCGCGGATCAGGGCGCCGGGGTCGCCGTCGGCCAGCCGGCCGACCTGCTCGACGGTGCCGAGCACGCCGGTCGCGGCGTACGTCCCGTCGATGCGCGGGACCAGGAGCACCTTTGGCTTCCCGGGCTCGCTGCGGGCGGCGGCCTGGGCGGCCTCCACCGCGGCGCGTACATCGGGATCGTTGAGGTCGAGCGGGACCACCATTCCGGGCAGCACGACCTCGTCGTCGAGCGGCAGCACGGGCAGGGTGAGCGATGCGGATGCGGACGTCGATGCCATGATCTCCCCTTCGGCAATCAAGTTGAGCTATGCCGACTCAATGCTTGTGAGCCTGGAGATGTTCCCCAGAGGGTGTTCGCTCTGAGCGATCAGGGGTCGCGAGGCCGCTGTCGAGAACGATGTAATGCACGCATGCCTACTTCATCCATTACACCGCTGGTCAAGTCCTGGATCGACGGCTGGGTCGTGTCCCGCGGTGCCGCCGAACCCGACGAGGAGCCCTGGGGCTGGACCGTGGCCGTCGGTAACTTCAAGGAGACGGCGCGGCATCTGATTCCCGACGGCGACGAGGCCGTCATCCGCAAGCTCGCGGTGGACTCGGCGGTGGCCGGGCGCTGGCTGAAGGTGTTCCTGCCCCAGGTGACGCTCGACCTCGCGCAGCCCGACGCGGCGGAGGAGCTGATCATGCCGTGGCTCGGCGGGGCGGAGTCGGGCTGGAGCGTGGACCTGCCCGGGTTCCTGATGACGCTCGACCTCGAACGGTCGGCCGCGGTGGCCGTGCCCGAGGGGTATCGGATGCGGGTCTGGCATCGGGGCGGGGTCGTGCGCGTGATGGTCACGGCCGCGGACGGGTCACTGGCCGCGCGGGGGCAGATCGCGGCGACGGGCGCCACGGCGGTGGCGGACCAGATCGAGACGTCGCCGCTGCACCGCCGCAAGGGGCTCGGGTCCTTGGTGATGCGGGTGCTGCAGAACGCCGCGCTAGACGCCGGGGCCTCGACCGGGATTCTGGTCGGGACGCTGGAGGGCCGGTTGATGTACGAGGCGGTGGGGTGGCGGACTCATGCGGCGATGGCGAGCGTGCAGTTCGGCTGATGAGCCCGTTCGGCCAACCCAGCCCGTCCGGCGCTTGAGGACGAGGCCGAAGGCCGTAATCCAGGCGGGGGTCCGGGGGCGGCAGCCCCCGAAGCTGTCCGTCAGGACTTTCGGGAAGGGGCGGGGAGGGGCCAAAATCCCCCCATGCACCGCGACGACCTCAGCAGCCTCGCCCACAGCGAGCACCCCATTGCTGCCCCCCTCAGCGACCAGAGGGTCGACCAACTCCTGGCCCACGCCCTCCCCCGGGGAACGGAGCGCGTACTGGACCTCGGCTGCGGCGAGGCCGAGTGGCTGATCTGGGCCGTGGCCAACCGCGAAGGCGTGCGGGCCGACGGCGTGGACCTGAGCGAGCCCGCCCTGGCCCGGGGCCGCGAGCACATCGCCCAGTCCGGCCTGGCCGACCGCATCACGCTGCACCACCAGGACGCGGCCGACTTCAACGGCGACGCCCCGTACGACCTGGTCCTCTGCGTCGGCTCCACGCACGCCTTCGGCGGCCTCCTGCCCACGCTCGAAGCCGCCCGCAAACACCTCGCGCCGGGCGGCGCCGTCCTCGTCGGCGACGGCTTCTGGGAGCGGCCCCCGACGAAGGAGACCCTCCAGGTCGGCTTCACCGAGGACGAGTACACCGACCTCGCCGGCACCGTCGAGCTCGTCGAGCGGAACGGCTGGATCCCGCTCCACGGGCATGTGAGCACCCAGGAGGAGTGGGACGACTACGAGTGGTCGTGGACCGGCTCCCTCACCCGCTGGGCCCTGGACAACCCCCAACACCCGGAGAGCGAAGAGGTGTTGGCGACCGCCAAGCAGCACCGCACCCAATGGCTCGGCGGCTACCGCGGCACGCTCGGCTTCGTCACCCTGCTGCTTCGCCAGGAGGCCCGCCCGGAGCCGCACACCCTGCTGCGCCTCACGTAGCCCGCGGCGCCAGCCGCCAGAGGGTGGTGAGCTCCGCCGCGCGGGCCTCGTGCAGCGGATCGTCCCGGTCCGCCGCCCGCCCGTGCCGGGGCCGCGTGTCCAGGCGCCCGACCACCCGCAGCCCGGCCTTGTCGATGGCGTCGCTCAGCTCCGTGGGGCCGCGCAGGCCGAGCCGTTCCGCGAGGTCCGAGATGATCAGCCAGCCCTCGCCGCCCGGTTCGAGGTGGTCGGCGAGACCGTCGAGCCAGCTGTGCAGCATGCGGCTGCCCGGGTCGTACACGGCGTGGTCGAGCGGGGTGCGCGGGCGGGCCGGCAGCCAGGGCGGGTTGCAGACGACGACATGGGCGCGGCCGGCCGGGTAGAGGTCGGCCTCCCGCACCTCGACCGGAAGCCCGAGCCGCTCCGCGTTGTCCCGGGCGCAGGCCACCGCGCGCGGGTCCAGATCGGTGGCGACGACGCGGCGCAGACCCCGGTGGGCCAGGAGCGCGGCGAGCACACCGGTGCCGGTGCCGATGTCGAAGGCCGAGTCGGCGCCGGCCGGCAGCGGGGCCTTCGCCACCAGGTCGACGTACTCGCCACGGACCGGCGAGAAGACCCCGTAGTGCGGGTGGATCCGGGCGCCCGCGCCGAGCGCCGGGATCTCGACGCCCTTGCGACGCCATTCGTACGCGCCCACGATGCCGAGCAGTTCACGCAGCGAGCCCACCACGGGCTCGTCGCCGCCCGGCCACTCCCCGTACGCCTGGACGCACGCCTCCCGGACGTCGGGCGCCTGCCGCAGGCCGATCGCCCAGTCGTCGGCGTACGGGATCAGCAGCATGCCGAGGACCCGGGACCGCCTCGCCTGCTCACGGCGCTGCAGGTGGAAGGCCTGGGCCAGGGAGTCGGACTTGGGCTGCGCAATGCCGTCGAGCTTGCGGCGCAGGGAGGTGAGCAGACGGCGCGCGGACGGGTAGTCGCCCTGCCAGAGCAGCGCGGTCCCCTCGCTGACGTGGCGATACGCGGCGGCGACGCTGATGCGGGCGCCTGCGGTGATGACGCGCTTGGGGGGCGGGGTGGCGTTCTGGGTGTACCAGCGGGCCGTGCGCCGCTCGTCGTCGGCGTCCGTCCAGTGGATCGTGTTCACGTGCGACCTCTCCCCTTCAGGGAAGCAGTATCGGTGGCGGACGGCACCGGATGCCAATTCGCCCCACGGGGCGGCTACACCTTCTGTACGCGCCTGACCTGGCCCACGTCCCTCGCCGGCCCGCCCCGCTCGCGCCGCCACCGGCGCACCAGCGGCCAGGAGGCGACCCCGATGAGCAGGGCGAACAGATGCCCCCAGTCGGCCATCGGGTCGGCGAACGCGATCAGCTCGTTCACGAGGACGAGCGCCGTGCCGCCGGCAAGCAGCAGCCGCGCCCACGGGACGAGCAGCCCGGCCAGGGAGCCGACGGCCGCCGTGACGCCGAAGCTGATGCCGTAGTCGAGGCGGTGCAGGGAGCTGTCGGGCAGATGGCCGGTCAACACCGAGAGGGCGATGGGGACTTCGGTGACCAGCGTGGTCGCGGCATGACCGAGGAGGAAGATCCCGGCGGTACGCCACCCGCCGATGCGGCGCTCCAGGGCGGTGAGGACGACCAGGAAGGCGAGGGCGTACGGGGACGTGAGTCCGCCGGCGATCCACAGCGCGCTGGCGACCATGACCAGGGCCGGGGCCTGGGCCAGGCCTTCGACGTCCGTGCTGGAGACCTGGAGCAGCCGGTCGACCAGGTGCGGGTCGGCGTACTCGGTGAACAGCGAGGTCACGGCCAGGACGAGGGCGTAGCCGAAGGTGAAGGGCGTCGCGGTGGGGGTGGGCAGCAGGCGTCGGAGGAACTGCCGCCAGGGGCGGACTTCCTCGCGCCGTGTCACGGCCCCGACCAGGTCCCGCACTACAGTCCCGCCTCCTCCACCGTGATCGACCGCAGCAAGCGGTCCAGGTACCCGCGGAACGAGCCGATCATGTCGATGGCCCGCGGATTCAGCGCCCACTGGATCTGCAACCCGTCCATCACCGCGATCATTTCCTGCGCGACGGCCCGGCAGTCGGTGTCCGCCTTCAGCTCTCCGCCGGCGACCGCGCGGCGCAGCGCCTCGGTGGTCTGGTCGATCACCCGGTCGTAGCGCGCCGTGAAGTACGCGTGCGCGGGGTGGCCCGGGTTTCCGGACTCGCCGACCAGGACGTTGAACATCTTCACCAGGCCGGGGCGCCGGGTGTTGACCTCGGCGAGCGCGAGCACGGCCGCGCAGAGCTCCCTCGCCGGATGGGTCTCGGTCGGATGGGTCTCGGTGCGGAAGATCTGCTCCACGTCATGTTCTTCGCTGCGTTCAAGAACTGAAAACAGAAGGTCTTCCTTGCTGCGGAAGTGGTGCAGCAGCCCACCTTGGGTGATCCCGACATCCTTCGCGATCCGGGCCAACGAGGAGGCGTGGAAGCCCCATTGGGCAAAGTGCTCGACGGCGGTGTCGAGGATCCGGGCGCGTCGCTCATCGCCCACCGCATAGGTGCCTCTAGCTGCGGTTTTCTGGGACTTAGGGCCCTGGCTCTGCGACATGTGAGCCACTTTAATCGCCCCCACCGGGGCACTGCCGGGGAGGCTGCGGGCCCGTGATCCAGGCCACAAAACCAAAACCTAGTACCTACGCGGTTTTCGTGTTTAACCTTTGGACACAGGAGCGGCGACGAAGCCGCCCCCGTCCCCGACAGGAGGCCGCCATGGCCCTGGTCCACGACGCCCCGCCCGGCGCGGCCGCATCCCCGAGTGCCGGCGCCCCGGGGACCGAGCCGCACGGCGCCCCGCAGCCGCCGAACGCCCCCGGCAAGCTGATCTTCGGTCTCGTCGCCGCTCAACTCGGCGTCTGCATCGCGGTCTTCACCCCGATCATCGTGACCCTGCAGGTGCGGGTCGCCCAGATCGCCCCGGAGGCGGAGCGCAACGCGGCCCTGGCCAAGGTCCTCTCCGTCGGCGCCCTCCTCGCGCTCATCGGCAACCCGCTCTTCGGCGCCCTGTCCGACCGCACCACCAGCCGCTTCGGCCGCCGCCGCCCCTGGCTGATCGGCGGCTCGCTGGTCGCCCTCGGCGGACTGACGATCGTGGGCCTCGCGAACAGCGTGACGATGCTCCTGATCGGCTGGGCCATCGCGCAGGTCGGCTGCAACGCCGCGCTCTGCATGGTCACGGCCTGCATCCCGGACCTGATCCCCGACCACCAGCGCGGCCGCGTCTCCGGCCTGGTCGGCATGATGCTGTCGGTCTCGATGGTCTGCGGCACCTTCCTCGCGAAGGTCTTCAGCGGCAACATCGCGGTGGCCTTCATCGTCCCGGCCCTGATCGGCGTCGTCGGCGCCTGCGTCCTGGCCGCCGTGATGCGGGACCGCCCGGCCCGGCCCGGCGCCTTCGCCCCGTACAGCTTCAAGGAGTTCCTGCGCAGTTTCTGGGTCAACCCCCGCAAGCACAGCGACTACGCCTGGAACTTCGTCAGCCGCTTCCTGGTCTTCATCGGCATCGCCTGTGTCACCAGCTACCAGGTGTACTTCCTGATGGACAAGCTCGGCGTCGCCGAGGGCGATGTGGCGTCGAGGATGTTCACCACCACCCTGGTGACGGTCGGCGGAGTGGTCGCCGGCTCGCTGCTCGGCGGCTTCCTCTCCGACAACGCGGGCCGCCGCAAACCGTTCGTCCTGGCCTCCGCGGCCGTCATCGGCGTCGGCCTCGTCCTGATCGCGACGGCCGGCTCCTTCAACGCCTTCCTGCTCGCGGTCGCCGTCTTCGGCTTCGGCGAGGGCCTCTACCTCGCGGTGGACGTGGCGCTCGCGGCGGCGGTGCTGCCCGACCCGGAGACCACCGCCAAGGACATGGGCGTACTCAACATCGCCAACGCACTCCCCCAGTCCCTCGTCCCGATGATGGCCCCTCTCCTGCTCGGCATCGGCGGCGGCACCCAGAACTACGGCGCGCTGTTCCTCTTCGGCGGCATCGCGGCGGCGGTCGGCGCGGTCCTGGTCCAGCTGATCCGCTCGGTCAAGTAGCCCTCCCCTCCCATGACTTCAGGAGTACGCACCCCATGAGCGACACCCGCGACACCGCCCCCGCCTACAAGGACGCCGCCCTCCCCGTCGACGTACGCGTCGAGGACCTCCTGGCCCGGATGACCCTGGAGGAGAAGGCCGGGCAGATGTTCCACGGCATGCTGATGATGAACCCGGACGGCACGCCCGTCATGGAGACCGACGGCTCGATGCTGCCGTACGCGACCCCCGAGCTCATCGAGGACAAGAAGCTCACGCACTTCAACCTCCTCGGTACGTACGGCGCCCGCGAGATGGCCCAGTGGCACAACGCCGTCCAGGAGATGGCGGCCGCGACCCGCCTCGGCATCCCGGTCACGCTCTCCACCGACCCCCGCCACTCCTTCACGGACAACGTCGGCGCCTCCTTCAACGCCGGTGCCTTCTCCGCCTGGCCCGAGCCGCTCGGCATGGCGGCGATCGGCGACCCCGAGCTGGTGCACCGCTTCGCGGACACGGTGCGCCGCGAGTACCTGGCGGTCGGCTTCCGCCTGGCGCTTCATCCCCAGATCGACCTGGCGACAGAGCCCCGCTGGTCCCGGCAGACCGGAACCTTCGGCTCCGACGCGAAACTGACCGGCGAACTGGCGGCGGCGTACATCCGCGGCCTGCAGGGCGACGAGCTCGGCACCCACTCGGTGTCCGCGATGGTCAAGCACTTCCCCGGCGGCGGCCCGCAGAAGGACGGCGAGGACCCGCACTTCCCGCACGGCAAGGAGCAGGTGTACCCCGGCGGTCTGCGCGAGCACCACCTGGAGCCCTTCAAGGCGGCGATCGCGGCCGGGTGCGCGCAAATGATGCCGTACTACGGCCAGCCGGTCGGCACGGACTGGGAAGAGGTCGGCTTCGGCTTCAACAAGGGCGTCATCCAAGGGCTGTTGCGGGACGAGCTGGGCTTCGACGGCATCGTCTGCACGGACTGGGGCCTGCTCACCGACTCCACGATCTTCGGCGAGCCGCACTCCGCGCGTGCCTGGGGCTGCGAGCACCTGACGGTGGCCGAGCGGGCGGCGAAGGCGTTGGAC
Proteins encoded in this window:
- a CDS encoding GNAT family N-acetyltransferase, which codes for MPTSSITPLVKSWIDGWVVSRGAAEPDEEPWGWTVAVGNFKETARHLIPDGDEAVIRKLAVDSAVAGRWLKVFLPQVTLDLAQPDAAEELIMPWLGGAESGWSVDLPGFLMTLDLERSAAVAVPEGYRMRVWHRGGVVRVMVTAADGSLAARGQIAATGATAVADQIETSPLHRRKGLGSLVMRVLQNAALDAGASTGILVGTLEGRLMYEAVGWRTHAAMASVQFG
- a CDS encoding class I SAM-dependent methyltransferase, producing MNTIHWTDADDERRTARWYTQNATPPPKRVITAGARISVAAAYRHVSEGTALLWQGDYPSARRLLTSLRRKLDGIAQPKSDSLAQAFHLQRREQARRSRVLGMLLIPYADDWAIGLRQAPDVREACVQAYGEWPGGDEPVVGSLRELLGIVGAYEWRRKGVEIPALGAGARIHPHYGVFSPVRGEYVDLVAKAPLPAGADSAFDIGTGTGVLAALLAHRGLRRVVATDLDPRAVACARDNAERLGLPVEVREADLYPAGRAHVVVCNPPWLPARPRTPLDHAVYDPGSRMLHSWLDGLADHLEPGGEGWLIISDLAERLGLRGPTELSDAIDKAGLRVVGRLDTRPRHGRAADRDDPLHEARAAELTTLWRLAPRAT
- a CDS encoding rhomboid-like protein; its protein translation is MRDLVGAVTRREEVRPWRQFLRRLLPTPTATPFTFGYALVLAVTSLFTEYADPHLVDRLLQVSSTDVEGLAQAPALVMVASALWIAGGLTSPYALAFLVVLTALERRIGGWRTAGIFLLGHAATTLVTEVPIALSVLTGHLPDSSLHRLDYGISFGVTAAVGSLAGLLVPWARLLLAGGTALVLVNELIAFADPMADWGHLFALLIGVASWPLVRRWRRERGGPARDVGQVRRVQKV
- a CDS encoding SAM-dependent methyltransferase is translated as MHRDDLSSLAHSEHPIAAPLSDQRVDQLLAHALPRGTERVLDLGCGEAEWLIWAVANREGVRADGVDLSEPALARGREHIAQSGLADRITLHHQDAADFNGDAPYDLVLCVGSTHAFGGLLPTLEAARKHLAPGGAVLVGDGFWERPPTKETLQVGFTEDEYTDLAGTVELVERNGWIPLHGHVSTQEEWDDYEWSWTGSLTRWALDNPQHPESEEVLATAKQHRTQWLGGYRGTLGFVTLLLRQEARPEPHTLLRLT
- a CDS encoding protein phosphatase 2C domain-containing protein → MRIELATEPGDPARPNEDYVSVALPASGQGGVLVLLDGVTPPAGDDGCVHSVPWFTARLGGALGELSVSRRDMPLTDVLSTAISRTADAHRDTCDLSHQRTPQATAVVVRWDTDRVEHLVLSDSALLIEAPDGTVSAVLDRRLDELPSEVRAFRDRVRALPRGSAERAALGREYGAAVEALRNAEGGFYTAAADPSVAERAVTGELRRSEVRSLAALTDGVTRWVETFREGDWPECFAVLRKEGPQALIDRVRTLERTDPEGATFPRGKPHDDAAAALVEL
- a CDS encoding MFS transporter, giving the protein MALVHDAPPGAAASPSAGAPGTEPHGAPQPPNAPGKLIFGLVAAQLGVCIAVFTPIIVTLQVRVAQIAPEAERNAALAKVLSVGALLALIGNPLFGALSDRTTSRFGRRRPWLIGGSLVALGGLTIVGLANSVTMLLIGWAIAQVGCNAALCMVTACIPDLIPDHQRGRVSGLVGMMLSVSMVCGTFLAKVFSGNIAVAFIVPALIGVVGACVLAAVMRDRPARPGAFAPYSFKEFLRSFWVNPRKHSDYAWNFVSRFLVFIGIACVTSYQVYFLMDKLGVAEGDVASRMFTTTLVTVGGVVAGSLLGGFLSDNAGRRKPFVLASAAVIGVGLVLIATAGSFNAFLLAVAVFGFGEGLYLAVDVALAAAVLPDPETTAKDMGVLNIANALPQSLVPMMAPLLLGIGGGTQNYGALFLFGGIAAAVGAVLVQLIRSVK
- the lon gene encoding endopeptidase La; amino-acid sequence: MASTSASASLTLPVLPLDDEVVLPGMVVPLDLNDPDVRAAVEAAQAAARSEPGKPKVLLVPRIDGTYAATGVLGTVEQVGRLADGDPGALIRARKRVSIGAGTTGPGAALWVEGLEVDEPVPDPLPGSVTELVKDYKALATSWLRKRGAWQVVDRVQQIEDVSALADNSGYSPFLTVDQKIELLETADPVARLKLAIQWLSEHLAEQDVAESIAKDVQEGVDKQQREFLLRRQLDAVRKELREINGEQEGEESDDYRARVEAADLPEKVREAALKEVDKLERSSDQSPEGSWIRTWLDTVLELPWSETTEDQYDIQGAKAILDAEHAGLDDVKERITEYLAVRKRRSERGLGVVGGRRGGAVLALVGPPGVGKTSLGESVAHAMGRKFVRVALGGVRDEAEIRGHRRTYVGALPGRIVRAIKEAGSMNPVVLLDEIDKVGSDFRGDPAAALLEVLDPAQNHTFRDHYLEVELDLSDVVFLATANVLEAIPEALLDRMELVRLDGYTEDEKVVIARDHLLPRQLERAGLEKDEVTLDESALRKLAGEYTREAGVRNLERSVARLLRKVAAQHELGERGLPFTIKDEDLRGLIGRPHHVPESAQDPAERRTAVPGVATGLAVTGAGGDVLFVEASLADPETGAAGLTLTGQLGDVMKESAQIAVSFLRAHGAELELPVTDLKDRGVHIHFPAGAVPKDGPSAGITLTTALASLLSGRLVRTDVAMTGEVSLTGRVLPIGGVKQKLLAAHRAGVTTVIIPKRNEADLDDVPAEVLQKLEVHPVTDVRQVLELALAPATNGASPKVPIAA
- a CDS encoding TetR/AcrR family transcriptional regulator, with amino-acid sequence MSQSQGPKSQKTAARGTYAVGDERRARILDTAVEHFAQWGFHASSLARIAKDVGITQGGLLHHFRSKEDLLFSVLERSEEHDVEQIFRTETHPTETHPARELCAAVLALAEVNTRRPGLVKMFNVLVGESGNPGHPAHAYFTARYDRVIDQTTEALRRAVAGGELKADTDCRAVAQEMIAVMDGLQIQWALNPRAIDMIGSFRGYLDRLLRSITVEEAGL
- a CDS encoding MarR family winged helix-turn-helix transcriptional regulator, with the translated sequence MGADVHESEGAPGDHPEPGSGVDHEFLALERELTVFLRRARASSGEMAREVHPELEPAAYGLLVRLEEAGPQRATELAAYIGVGKATMSRQLRALEELGLVARTPDPLDGRASLLHLTEEGRARYRVVRDARRGQYVQRLAGWDRSEVAELARLLGQLNARSES
- a CDS encoding lysozyme; this encodes MPVHRPGSGPRRSRLTAVGILLAALSLLVSLPTSAQAADAPTRGSARMGMGVVGHDGQGQLPPADPNAVQTEGVDVSSHQGNVNWSGLWSSGVKWAYVKATEGTYYKNPYFAQQYNGSYNVGMIRGSYHFATPDTTSGATQADYFVNNGGGWSRDGKTLPGALDIEWNPYGAQCFGKSQSAMVTWIRDFLNRYKARTGRDAVIYTATSWWKDCTGNYGGFGATNPLWIARYNTTPGELPAGWGFQTIWQYTSSGPIVGDHNKFNGALDRVVALANG